The window TTCAACACAATGTGAAGGCCATAAAATTTGCTCAAGACCGTTTAATATGATGGTATCTCCCACTTTTTGGCCTTCATGGTTGCCGGCAAAACTTCCGTGGGTGGCAGGGTGCCAGTCTTGAGTTGCCACGATGAACTCAAATTTATCTTGGAGCTTATTGATCACAGGAATTACCTTATCCCCATTATTTACAGCTAGGGCTCCACCGGGCAAAAAGTCATTCTGTACGTCCACTATAATAAGGGCACTATTTTTTAGATCAACTGCCATTGTCCATAGATTTAGCTTTAAGCACCAATGCTGTCCTGAATTCATGTAGACTTGCCTCAAGGCCCACAGGATAAATATGAGGATTGATTAACCTTTTATGGGTTTTATCAAAGATGGCAAGCCTGTCTTGTGTCCTTTGCCGAATTTGCTGTATGCTAGGCCGCTCATATACCTTCTTCCCATTGACAAAAATTGGTTTAAGTAAAACCTCAGCCTCTGCATTCCCAACAGAGATTTTCTTTCTCCTTGTAGGATCAATAGGATCAATTATGGTCACTTTATCTCCCTGCTCCAAACCTTCAAGGTAAATCATATCGGCTATAGCCTTCCCATTGGCAGAATACCTAAGTACATTGTGGTGGCCGGGAATATTAATTTTTATGGATTGCTGAGATAGTTTTATTTTAGGGACCCAATCTCCATTTTTACTTTTTAATGCAGACAATTTATACACCGCTCCTAAAGCCGGTTGGTCATAGGCAGTCACCAACTTCGTACCTACCCCCCATACATCAATTGAAGCCTCCTGCATTTTTAGGGAGGTAATAATGTGCTCATCTAAATCATTACTGGCCACTATCTTTACCTCCGGAAAACCTGCTTCATTTAACATATTCCTAGCCAAGTTGCTGAAATAAGCTAAATCACCCGAATCAATTCTTATCCCTTTCAGTTCTTTGCCTATATCTTTCAGCTTTCCAGCAACTTCAATTGCATGCTTGACACCTTGAACAATATCGTAGGTATCTACAAGCAAAATGGTATTGTCCGGGAAAGTTTCAGCATAAGATTCAAATGCTGTTAATTCATTCTCAAATGACATAATCCAGCTATGTGCATGCGTACCTGACACAGGAATACCAAAAAGCTTTGCAGCCATCACATTTGAAGTGGAGGAACAGCCCCCAATATAGGAAGCCCTGCTTGCTGCAAGTGCTCCATCAATTCCCTGAGCCCTTCTCAAACCAAACTCCATCACTGGATCTCCATTGGCAGCTAAGACCATCCTAGCCGCTTTGGTAGCGATTAAAGTTTGAAAATTAATGATGTTTAATAAAGGTGTTTCTAAAAGCTGACACTGAATAAGTGGGCCTTTTACCCTTACCATGGGCATATTTGGAAAAACCACCTCCCCTTCTTCTACTGCATCAATGTCACAGCTGAAGGTCATGTTTTTTAAATAGTCGATAAAACCACTTTCAAAGACCTTTTGCCCTTTTTCGTCTTTCATTTCGGCCAAAAAAGCCAGATCATTGTCACCAAAGGTCATATTTCGACAATAATCAATGATATAATCTAATCCGGCAGCTATCGTAAATCCACTTTGGAAAGGGTTTTTCCTAAAAAATAGATTGAAGATAGCTTCTTCCTCTGCTTTTCCCGCTTTCCAATAAGCATAAGCCATGGTAAATTGGTAATAATCAGTTAGCAAAGTCAGAGAACTGTGGTAAAGGTCTTTGGTTATTTTCATAAAAGTGATGCTATAAATTTCAAATTTACAGGATTAAGCGGCTTAAACCATATTTTAAGCCATTATTTTGTCTCAGGCCTCCTCGCATACAAAAAGTTTAGGATCACACCGGTTAACACCAATAACATCCCTCCATAAGTATACAAATTATAGGTTTCTTCGAAGAGAACATATCCGAATCCGAGCGCAAAAATTATCCCTAAGTAATTTAAGTTAGACACCTTGGCCAAATTCGCATTTTGGTAAGCAA of the Cyclobacterium marinum DSM 745 genome contains:
- a CDS encoding nicotinate phosphoribosyltransferase, producing MKITKDLYHSSLTLLTDYYQFTMAYAYWKAGKAEEEAIFNLFFRKNPFQSGFTIAAGLDYIIDYCRNMTFGDNDLAFLAEMKDEKGQKVFESGFIDYLKNMTFSCDIDAVEEGEVVFPNMPMVRVKGPLIQCQLLETPLLNIINFQTLIATKAARMVLAANGDPVMEFGLRRAQGIDGALAASRASYIGGCSSTSNVMAAKLFGIPVSGTHAHSWIMSFENELTAFESYAETFPDNTILLVDTYDIVQGVKHAIEVAGKLKDIGKELKGIRIDSGDLAYFSNLARNMLNEAGFPEVKIVASNDLDEHIITSLKMQEASIDVWGVGTKLVTAYDQPALGAVYKLSALKSKNGDWVPKIKLSQQSIKINIPGHHNVLRYSANGKAIADMIYLEGLEQGDKVTIIDPIDPTRRKKISVGNAEAEVLLKPIFVNGKKVYERPSIQQIRQRTQDRLAIFDKTHKRLINPHIYPVGLEASLHEFRTALVLKAKSMDNGS